The proteins below come from a single Vicinamibacterales bacterium genomic window:
- a CDS encoding glycosyltransferase: protein MRIAVISNAAFDAPGGAGQIAGAYARALESRGHAVRLWGPRAEFKTLGSSNPVSRLFFHLRDLRADDSIVQSISEWKPDVILTHNLTGCGFGTPKAIKKYFDSTADKGPSTGSGRQDFLIPPTGRQSGNEEIVPELVEGLPLLWLHVLHDVQLFEPSGQIISGEAFPGLRKIWRAIWSSLRRSALGSPQSVISPTRWLLEQHVKRGFFRTARQEVVPNPMAWSERTSIERNPHQVVYVGRLDWDKGLDILLEAWKKIGVADKKLVIIGAGSWKKKTIVILSGAAAQSKDLYQPPVQTNAYNGPSTRSKLAQDDNYFRSDLNDPTIALKGSLPNDEVRRIFAASAVAVLPSRVWENQPTVILEALQAGAKVLAADVGGVKETLGTAGWIFKPGSVESLVAALEQALESENDAPREAEARRILELHDPALFVARLEGLLKSNL, encoded by the coding sequence ATGCGCATAGCGGTGATCAGCAACGCGGCTTTTGATGCGCCTGGCGGTGCGGGCCAGATCGCGGGCGCTTACGCCAGAGCTTTGGAATCGCGCGGCCACGCGGTGCGCTTGTGGGGACCGCGCGCAGAATTCAAGACTCTCGGATCTAGCAATCCCGTGTCGCGTCTCTTTTTTCACCTGCGTGATTTGCGCGCCGACGATTCAATCGTCCAATCCATTTCGGAATGGAAACCGGACGTCATCCTCACCCACAATTTGACGGGCTGCGGATTCGGGACGCCGAAAGCGATAAAAAAATACTTCGACTCCACTGCTGATAAAGGTCCTTCGACAGGCTCAGGACGACAAGACTTTTTGATTCCGCCTACAGGACGGCAATCTGGGAATGAAGAAATAGTTCCTGAGCTTGTCGAAGGACTACCATTGCTTTGGTTGCATGTTTTGCATGACGTGCAGTTGTTCGAACCGTCCGGTCAGATCATAAGCGGCGAAGCTTTTCCCGGTCTGCGCAAAATTTGGCGCGCGATCTGGTCGAGCCTGCGTCGGTCGGCTCTGGGCAGTCCGCAAAGCGTCATCTCGCCTACGCGTTGGCTGTTGGAGCAGCATGTCAAACGCGGATTCTTTCGGACTGCGCGGCAAGAGGTCGTGCCGAATCCGATGGCTTGGTCTGAAAGGACATCGATTGAACGGAATCCGCATCAAGTCGTTTACGTCGGGCGTTTGGATTGGGATAAGGGTCTGGATATTTTGCTTGAGGCGTGGAAAAAAATCGGAGTGGCGGATAAAAAACTTGTCATCATCGGCGCAGGAAGTTGGAAGAAAAAAACAATTGTCATCCTGAGCGGAGCAGCAGCGCAGTCGAAGGACCTTTATCAGCCGCCGGTTCAGACCAACGCTTATAATGGTCCTTCGACTCGCTCGAAGCTCGCTCAGGATGACAATTATTTTCGATCAGACCTCAACGATCCGACGATCGCGCTCAAAGGCAGTTTGCCCAACGACGAAGTGCGCCGGATTTTTGCCGCCAGCGCCGTCGCCGTCTTGCCGTCGCGGGTGTGGGAAAATCAACCCACAGTCATCTTGGAAGCTTTGCAGGCTGGCGCGAAAGTCCTGGCGGCGGATGTGGGCGGCGTAAAGGAAACTTTGGGAACGGCGGGCTGGATCTTCAAACCTGGTTCGGTCGAGTCTCTAGTCGCTGCTCTGGAACAAGCTTTGGAATCAGAAAATGATGCGCCCCGCGAGGCAGAAGCGCGACGGATCCTCGAACTTCACGATCCCGCGCTGTTCGTGGCGCGTTTGGAAGGTTTGCTCAAATCGAATTTGTAG